TAGGTATTAGTACAGACTTAGCCAAATTCGAGAGTTACTTATTACATATACCGAATAAAGAGCAGGTAAGCTGCTCAGTAAACAAACCCTGAGTATTGACCCTCACGAAAGCGGCCGAGCCCCAAATAGGTAGGCTACGAGAACTCCAGAAATTCCAGTCTGTATAGgcgcatatatatatacttgttTACCTTCTATGAGTGATCTCGCTTCTCTTACTGAGTCTTACGCGAACAGAGCTCTTTTCAAATCGATAGGATTACAGACGGGAGATTGGGGTATGGGCTAGACAATCGAGAACGCCAAACTCCCCAAAAACTTTCAGTATCGCACAAACGATCCTCTTATAGGACATGAACCGTGGCAATTACCTCTATCGCAAGTGGTATATAGAAAGCAAATGCGGCTCCGACTTTCAGCTCTTCCGCACGTGTGTATGTAGGCCGTAAGTCTCCCCCTCGCCGCCATCTCCATTCTTGAAGACGTCGTCAGAATCATTATCTGTGAATTCATCCCGGTAGGGACCCCCGGATTGAAGTCTGGGCGAGTTCTCGCCACCGCTCTCATCGTCAATGGCCAGATCGACATTATCGTCATCGAAATCGTGAAATCCGAGacgctcctcctcatcacgAGCAAGAGTTGTGGCGGCAGTGTTAACATCTGGGTCCTCAGAGAAGGAATGGTGAGGGCGACGGTCAGCATGATCGGCCTGAAGTGATCGACGTATATCGGCTCTTTCTTGAGCCTCTAACTCTTTAGCTCGTGCCATGGTCCTGGCAACCACGTCAGCTTTCAAATTTCGCAAAGAGAATCTGTCAGAGATGCTCACCTTTTATAAATGTACCAACCAGTGAAAATCCCGATCGCAACAGTTAcgatgatgctgatgatatTCACGGCTTTAGAACCTGCGCTcatctcctctcctttctcggAAAGTAAACGGATCCGGCTGCCTACAAAGGCCGGGACAAGAAGCTTAGGTGTAACGATAGCCGTGGCAAGTCCATACATCAATGGCTGAACGGTCGGGAAGGTCGAAACAGCACCGTTACATACTGAGTACGGTAAAGGACAGAGACGAATCATACACAGTAACTTCAGTCCGTCATACTTCAATGTCAAAGCAAGAGCTGCGAATCTTTTATCGCGCTCCATCATTCTGTTGACGAACTTAGACAGGATAGTCCGCGAAACAACGAAGGAACACGTAGATCCCAGCACAGTCGCAGATGCATACAGAAACCATCTGTTAAGGATGTCAGCGGGCTGGCTAAGATAAGGATAAAGACGCAAATCTTACCCTTTCCATACCCCAAAGATGTAGCCAGATATGGTACCAAAGGTAGACCACCCCACTAATGGTGGAAAGGAGACGAAGAATACACATAACCAGAGGACAGTGTATGCCACCACTGATTGCTCCCATTGCTCTGCTACAGGGCCAAGCCATATGAAGACTTTGCCTGTGAAAACCAGGAACCCAATTCCAAGGAGATTGGCAAGCaaagcagctgcagctgcaccTACTTTCTGCCAAAAACTCAATCTCCGCCAAATTGCCATCATTCGTTGCGATGTTTCATTCAACCGATGGGTGACCTGCTTCCAGAGAGTAGGACGCTCGGAGGGGTGGGCGGGATTGCTCCTGCCAGATGCCAAATGACTCCATGGCGGATACGAATCATTGTCTGCGGGTGATAGCGATTCTGAAGGCGAGGTGGGGAGAGACAAAGCCCGAGCAGTAGATGTATAGTCGGCAGGCATCTTGGAGGAGTATAAGAGGGTGTGTTATGATTATTCCAAAGCCGGAGAGACAGTCCGAGAACAAGGGTTCGCAAGCCAATGGAGTTCGACGACGGTTACGTGGAAGCGTAGCGTAACACCAACGTGTATCTTATTGTTGTGTTTTAGAATTGGAAAGTAGTCCCCGGTAGATCGCCTCGTTTCTGGCTGTTGATCAATTAGCGAGGGCGTATCTATGCCCCCAGCGTGAGCTGATACATGGGAAGTTGGAAAGGGTTCGGTGTTTTGCAACAAGTCCAAATGGCAGGAAGGCGTTCCTGAATTGGtggggaaaaggaagaaagatttACCAGGAAAAAGCTAAATAGCCATGATGAATCTTCAGACGCAACAGCAGGTAGATAAAAGCATACGATGACAGTTGAAACGTGGCATAGAGCCCCTATAAAGACAACGACAGTTTGTCTGCCTGAGAGTGAAACGGAGGCAGTGCTATTAGTTTGGTGGTTAATTAATGGAATTGGCACAAGCAGTCGCTGACTGTACGGTATGAAGTCACCCCATTACCTCATGTGTACCCCCGGTACGGTATTATTTGTACTCAGTATCAGACATGCTTACTATGACCTACCTACTGAAACTCCGTTCATTTTACCTATCAGGCGGTTATTTAGACTCTATGTTATATATTCATTCGAATAAAGCTCTATTCCTCTTCATTATTGTAGATATAAGGTAAATATAGCTACCGTGCTTTTTGGTACTTGCTTGTATGCAGTCTGCACCCAAGATTGATGATCAGTGGTTGTACCCGATAAGgagtatatgtatgtatcgGCAGATCGACCAGTGATCCTGTTGGGTTATCGCCCGTGCCAAGAACCCTCTGGGTTGCCATCAGTCTAGATTTCATGGAAAGGCAGCAGCTTGTTCAATTTCCCCCACATTCATGCCCAGCGTCCTTTTCTGGGACGGGAAAGGGGAGTCAAAAAGGCAAAAGGCTATATTGTACCTGATATATCAAACTCTATGAAACAATCAATCGGGTCAAACAAATAACATACTaaagcagagaaagaaagaaataataaaaggaGTATGCACAGCTcatttaaaaatttattcaataaaacagaaacacctctctttctctgtaACACCTGATCTATATCAATCGATTGGATCCAATGATACTGACACCTATTTCCCTTCTAGTTTAGTGCTTCACTTAATCGGGTGGAAAGATCGAGAGGGAGAATTGGTGGCCGGACTGGAGCCACAGCCTCAGGTTGGAGAACAAATAATCTACAAAGCCAGAGCTCTTGAACAAACATATGTTTCCTCCCCCCAATTAATTCCCACCTTGACACCCGTAAGCGTACCTTTCCCCCCAACTTACTACTTAGTCTACATCCGACAACTCCCTCCTCCCTcgccttcttttctttttgcttgttttttcTTCGCATGTTGCTTCTTCGTTTCTCCCATTAAGCTACCCttgtttttatatttctttattcctTGGATGTTCCCTTATTGATCGTTCCCTGTTCAGATGCGATGCGATTACTTGCGGTCTATAACCCGTTTCCTGTCGCATCCTGCTAACATCTCTCATCGAACATCTCGTTCCATCCATGATTATACACTGGATCACCTCTTCAGACAGGGAACAATGATATCTGAATGTTAAACGCCCTTCTCAGCTTGTGGTGGTGTTGCACAATCTCATTCTTGTCCTCTATTTCAACTCGCTTTCTTACCCCTCATTTCCCTCCGCCCCTTTTACACCGCGTATATCTCCCCCCCTTATCGACACCCCTCAGTTGCATGACCGCCTCCACTCAATATGATTTCAGAAGAGCTTCTGGAGGACTGCCTCCAATCCCTTCAAGGCCAAGacttcgacgaggaagaacagGCCGAGAAAGCTGAGGATTTCCTGCGAGAGAAGACCTCTTTGTCGGGGTCATCCCTAGAAAATGCCGTGCTTGACGTCCTATGGAGGCATCGAAATCGCACCCTTCCAGgctcctctcctcctcctccccggCATACAGTCATTCGCCGCTCATCTCCCGCCCCCTGGCAGATGGGCCGTTCGTCGACGCCGTTGTCACCCCATTCAAATCTAGGGACGAGCCCGGGGAGCACCTCTTGGCTTCCTAACTCACGAGGCGGCTTCTCGCGACCGGCGCTGTCCTCTACAGTATCACCTTTTACTTCCCCGCGCCCGTCACCCAGACTCGCTCTTGCCCAGCCGATCCCTCACTCCCCGAATTTGAACGCATACGAATTCTCCGACCAGACCCAAGTGTCCGATTTCTATGGTGATTTTGGTAGCGACAGCAATGTGGATTGGCTGGTAGCCGACGATGCCAACAGTACTACCTCCTCTGTAGGGACACTGAGCGCCATGGGCCTCAGCGCTACGGCCCCTGAATTTGTCCCGGATATGAGTCCCCATGATATTTTGCGCACAGTGCTCGGAGATAAAAGGACAAACGATGAGATAGAAGCCGCCCTCGAGGCAAACGGTTACGATTTAGGCGCGACAATCGCATCTTTGTCTCAAGGCCATGATGGGGATGGGTTTGTCCATCACGCTGATGGCACCCGCGTGGTTGTCGGAAAATCTATGGCAATGGAGCAAGCAAAACCTGGAAGCTCCCCAGGCCAAATCCGTAGCCCGGTGGTCTGCAAGTATTGGTTGTCAACTGGCCAATGTCTCCGCGCCGATTGCCGCTTTAGCCACGACCTAACCAATCATCTTTGCAAGTGAGTGACGATGGCTATGTAGACGTGTTCCTACATACAGTGGTACTGACGATGTTACCCTCCGTTTATAGATACTGGGTTATGGGTAATTGTTTGGCTGGCGACGGTTGCCCTTTTTCGCACGACCCTTCAGCGCTCGTCGCGAATCTCAGCGTGACAGACGGCAGTCACCAAGGCTCAACTGGTCCCCAGTTCCACATAGATAGCGCCTCCGAAGCATTCCCTCCTTTGCAATCCTCGCTAGGAGTGGGCGATCAATGGGCGGGCCAATATATTGGCAAATATCCAGCTCATTTATCGGGTTTTCTGGGAGGCAAAGGTGTTCCGCAATCAATGCAACTTGTCACGGGCAAACGAAATGGAAGTTCAACACATGGGTCTCGCCCTCATTCCCGACCCGGTAGCAGGCATCAGAATCGTGAATTGAATCCAGCCGCTCCGTCTGTGGATGACCCAGATGCATTTCCTACACTTGCTGCTGTCAGCGccaaaaataagaaacatCATGGTAAACGCGGCGCGCATAATCGTGAAATCAATTCAAATAAAGATAGTGTGCCTACATCATTAGCAGATGTCGTACGCATGTCTCCATCTCCCGCAGTTGGGAAGGGCAAGACCACAtccagaaacaaagaagggGCCAAGGGCCGCGAGAACAGCGCTGCTGCCCAGTCTATCCCACCGCCGCAAAACATCCCTTGGCTTGAGACAGGCTCACGAGCCAACCAACAATATATCAAGTACCGTACGGAAGCCATCCGTCATGGCACAGTCAGGAACAAGTTTCTCCAAAGGTAAGGGTCTCGAGATGTACCTTCGTTCAAGTAAGCTGACCGTCTTTATAAGTGCGGCCCAGGCCTGGAATCGTAATGACGCTAGAGCGGCAAAAGCTTTATCTCTCCGAGGTCAGGCGGAGAACGAAGCTATGCGTAAGTGCCATCGAGAAGCCGCGCGGCAATTATACGAAGAACGAAATAAACACATAGTCAATGCCGGCCTGGATGATTCCTTGGAAGAGCTCTATGTAGATCTGCATGGCCTACACCCCGAGGAAGCAATTGAATAcctggagaagatcctcctcAAGCATGCTAATGAAGGCCGGCGTGTTATCTATGCCATCACAGGCACAGGCCACCATTCTAAGAATGGGAAAGACAAGATAGGAAAGGCAGTCAAGGCTTGGCTGAACGAGTGGAAATACCTATTTCGTGAATTCAGCGTACctggagaaagaggagggtATGTGGGTGGGATCTTAGGCATCGATCCCACGAGTTACGACAGATCTCTAGCTAAGAGTCTAGAAGACAGTGCTGATGCAAATGCGGGTGCAGGGGTAAATACACCCGTGCTGACGATGGGCAAGATCCAGCTGTTGAAGCGGGAGGATTTGGAGGTGAAACACTAAAATACACTTGAGGAAGGCCTTACAATATATGAATTCAGTGGAAGGAACAGTACTCGTGCTGTGCACTACAACTCGCCTTCATGATTTGTTACGGTATCAATGGTGTGCCCACCTCCCACCCTCTATCTAAGAATCGGAATTGCAGGCGGCAGTGGCTTTCCCGCAGTCTGGACGCAAGTTCCCGGTGGACGTCAATTCCAGCAAGTACATGAATATACGCAGGAATTCAGGGAAtgaaatagataaatctcTAATCATCTTTTCCTGTGCATAGCATCTACTTTCTTCTAGCCAGCTATTTGCCCGTCTCCTTTTACTACTTCACCACGGAGGCTGGctagt
This Aspergillus flavus chromosome 1, complete sequence DNA region includes the following protein-coding sequences:
- a CDS encoding CCCH zinc finger and SMR domain protein (unnamed protein product); the encoded protein is MISEELLEDCLQSLQGQDFDEEEQAEKAEDFLREKTSLSGSSLENAVLDVLWRHRNRTLPGSSPPPPRHTVIRRSSPAPWQMGRSSTPLSPHSNLGTSPGSTSWLPNSRGGFSRPALSSTVSPFTSPRPSPRLALAQPIPHSPNLNAYEFSDQTQVSDFYGDFGSDSNVDWLVADDANSTTSSVGTLSAMGLSATAPEFVPDMSPHDILRTVLGDKRTNDEIEAALEANGYDLGATIASLSQGHDGDGFVHHADGTRVVVGKSMAMEQAKPGSSPGQIRSPVVCKYWLSTGQCLRADCRFSHDLTNHLCKYWVMGNCLAGDGCPFSHDPSALVANLSVTDGSHQGSTGPQFHIDSASEAFPPLQSSLGVGDQWAGQYIGKYPAHLSGFLGGKGVPQSMQLVTGKRNGSSTHGSRPHSRPGSRHQNRELNPAAPSVDDPDAFPTLAAVSAKNKKHHGKRGAHNREINSNKDSVPTSLADVVRMSPSPAVGKGKTTSRNKEGAKGRENSAAAQSIPPPQNIPWLETGSRANQQYIKYRTEAIRHGTVRNKFLQSAAQAWNRNDARAAKALSLRGQAENEAMRKCHREAARQLYEERNKHIVNAGLDDSLEELYVDLHGLHPEEAIEYLEKILLKHANEGRRVIYAITGTGHHSKNGKDKIGKAVKAWLNEWKYLFREFSVPGERGGYVGGILGIDPTSYDRSLAKSLEDSADANAGAGVNTPVLTMGKIQLLKREDLEVKH
- a CDS encoding Golgi apparatus membrane protein tvp38 translates to MPADYTSTARALSLPTSPSESLSPADNDSYPPWSHLASGRSNPAHPSERPTLWKQVTHRLNETSQRMMAIWRRLSFWQKVGAAAAALLANLLGIGFLVFTGKVFIWLGPVAEQWEQSVVAYTVLWLCVFFVSFPPLVGWSTFGTISGYIFGVWKGWFLYASATVLGSTCSFVVSRTILSKFVNRMMERDKRFAALALTLKYDGLKLLCMIRLCPLPYSVCNGAVSTFPTVQPLMYGLATAIVTPKLLVPAFVGSRIRLLSEKGEEMSAGSKAVNIISIIVTVAIGIFTGWYIYKRTMARAKELEAQERADIRRSLQADHADRRPHHSFSEDPDVNTAATTLARDEEERLGFHDFDDDNVDLAIDDESGGENSPRLQSGGPYRDEFTDNDSDDVFKNGDGGEGETYGLHTHVRKS